The genomic stretch ATCCGTCAGCGTCCCGTTATCCATCACCTGCAACAGCAGGTTGAATACATCCGGGTGTGCCTTCTCGATTTCATCAAGCAACAATACCGAATGCGGGTGTTTGATGACCGCATCGGTCAGCAAACCGCCCTGATCGTAACCGACATAACCCGGAGGGGCACCAATCAAACGACTGACCGTATGGCGTTCCATGTACTCTGACATATCGAAGCGTAACAACTCGATATCCAGCGCTTTCGCCAGTTGCACCGTGACTTCGGTTTTCCCCACCCCCGTAGGCCCGGCGAACAGGAATGACCCGACAGGCTTACGCTCATGGCCCAGCCCTGCACGGCTCATCTTGATGGCTTCGGTCAGCGCTTCGATAGCTTTATCCTGTCCAAAGACCAGCATTTTCAGACGGTCACTCAGACTACGCAGCACATCACGATCACTGGCGGAGACAGTTTTCTCCGGAATACGCGCGATACGGGCAACCACCGATTCAATATCCGCCACATTGACAGTTTTCTTGCGTTTGCTGGCTGGCAACAGACGGCAGCGCGCACCCGCTTCATCGATAACGTCGATGGCCTTATCCGGCAAATGACGATCGTTGATGTATTTCACCGCCAGTTCTACTGCGGCGCGAATCGCTTTAGCGGTATACCGCACATCATGGTGCGCTTCGTATTTCGTCTTCAGACCGTTAATGATCTGTACCGTTTCTTCCACACTCGGCTCAGTGATATCGATCTTCTGGAAGCGGCGGGCCAGCGCACGATCCTTTTCAAAGATATTGCTGAATTCCTGATAAGTGGTGGAACCTACCACGCGAATCTTGCCGCTAGACAGCAACGGTTTAATCAAATTAGCCGCATCCACCTGACCACCGGACGCCGCACCGGCCCCGATAATGGTATGGATTTCATCGATAAACAGGATGCTGCTCTGATCCTGCTCCAGTTGTTTGAGCAGCGATTTAAAGCGCTTCTCAAAGTCACCACGGTATTTGGTACCGGCCAGTAAGGAGCCGATATCCAGCGAGTAGATCGTGCAGCCAGCCATGACTTCCGGTACGTCGCCCTGCACAATGCGCCAGGCCAGCCCCTCAGCAATAGCGGTTTTCCCCACACCGGATTCGCCGACCAACAAGGGGTTGTTTTTACGACGGCGGCACAATACCTGAATGGTGCGCTCCAACTCGCTGTCACGGCCAATCAACGGGTCGATGCCACCCACTCGGGCAAGCTGGTTGAGATTTGTAGTGAAGTTTTCCATACGCTCCTCCCCGCCAGCCTGTTCTTCGTTAACCGGATTCTCCGGATTTGCAGCCGGGCCGGACTCTTCTTTGCGCGTACCATGGGAAATGAAATTCACTACATCCAACCGGCTGACGTCGTGTTTACGCAGCAGATAGGCGGCCTGTGACTCCTGCTCACTGAAGATGGCGACCAGAACGTTGGCACCCGACACCTCACTGCGCCCCGACGATTGCACGTGGAACACCGCGCGTTGCAACACGCGCTGAAAGCTCAGTGTGGGTTGTGTATCACGCTCTTCATCGTTTTGTGGCAGCGTAGGCGTGGTTTGTTCGATAAAGGTTTCCAGTTCCTGACGCAGAACCGTCAGATCGACAGTACAGGCCTCCAGGGCCTCTCGTGCGGAGGGGTTACTGAGCAACGCCAGCAACAGATGCTCCACGGTCATAAACTCATGCCGGTGCTCGCGCGCTCTGGCGAAAGCCATGTTGAGACTGAGTTCCAGTTCTTGATTGAGCATAGGCACCTCCCCCAATAAATTGCCCTCTATTCAGGCCTTTTCCAGCGTACAGAGCAACGGATGCTCGTTCTCCCTGGCATAGCGGTTCACTTGCGCCACTTTGGTTTCAGCCACTTCGGCGCTATATACACCGCAGATGGCCTTGCCCTGATAGTGAACCGTAAGCATCAGTTGCGTTGCACGTTCAATATCATAAGAAAAGAACTTTTGCAGAACGTCAATAACAAATTCCATCGGCGTGTAATCGTCATTGTTAAGTATCACTTTATACATCGATGGCGGTTGCAAGGCTTCAGTATAATGCTCTTTAGTCAAGTCGTCGGTCTGTGGCCCAGTGCTATGATTTCCCATCTTCTACCCAAAATCAGTTCTGATACTTAATCGCTGTCTGTCATTACAGCAGCATACCTGATTTTTATTGTATCACCGCCCGCTCAAAATCGCTCTGGCCCCACAAACTCCCTTCCTGATATTAACGGCAATAAAACCTGTCGATAGCGTTACCTGCATCAAATTTTCACAAACCTGCTGCAACGTGTCCGAACCGGGCGCTTGACGGCAAAGGTGATTTCAATAGAGTGTAGAGTTGGATTGATGATGTTTTAATCAATTCGGTTTGCCTTAACCCAATAAACTCACCTTAGAGAACACTCTAGCGAAGGATGAAGATGCATGGAGACAGGTACTGTTAAATGGTTCAATAACGCCAAAGGCTTTGGCTTTATTTGCCCCGAAAGCGGTGGTGAAGATATTTTCGCCCACTATTCAACCATTCAGATGGACGGCTACAGGACGCTAAAAGCAGGTCAGGTCGTGCAATTTACCGTGCACCAGGGACCGAAAGGAAATCACGCCAGTCTGATCGTACCGATCGCCGGTGAAACGGTCGCCTGAATGCTCACCTTACGCTTTCCGGTCTTTCTCCTTTAATTCCTGAGACCAGGTCAAACGACTCCCATACCGGCCGCCCTCGGGTGGCCGGTATTCTTAGCCTACTACGCCAGGCTCTTAATCCGCCCGTCCGCGCGCCAGCCATAATACTCGAGAAAACATGCTGCGAATCAGCGGCGGGATTGCCGATTCCCCCAGTGATGCAGCCTCTATCGCGACCTCAATCGCCAGATCCGGCTTCGACGTCCGATGAATTGCCTTGGTAATGATTTTAGCCGCTGATAACGGCACCGGTTCCGGTAATTGCGCCACCCGGTGATAGACCTGGCTAAACCCATTGCGATACATAAAATGTTCCATATCCAGGGCTGGCAACATCGTCAGGTGGTCACGCTCGGATTCCCCTTGCGACTGCAACAGGCTACGAGCAGTAGCCGCGTATTTTTTCCCGGCGTCATCGCCATCCACCAGCACATGCCATTCGATCCCCATGCGATAGGCGAATTTCAGTAGCGGTCTTAGCCCTGCCTGCGCAAATTCGATAACACGCACCCCTTCCGCTTCAAAATGGTGCCCGCACTGACGCGCCAGTTCGCTAAGCATCCAGACCTCGGTTTCGCCTTCTACCAGCAACCAGCAGCGCGCAAACAGCGATGTCGGGCGATTAAACCGAATATGGAAGGTAATACGGCGGCTGTCTTCCTGCGTCATGCCCTGCCGACCGATACGATAGGTCGCCACCTTCGCCGACTCGCGTACCAAGCGGCACACCTGCTCTACCGGCACCAGTGACAGCAGCTCGCCGGAATTCGTGGTAGTGATTTTCTGTAATGGCAATTGCGTCAGCAGTCCCCATGCCACCGACAGCATGATCGGATGCAAGCGGGTTTCCGGGTCTTCTATCAACAGCAGGGGTCTGGCGTGTGGGTCTAACACGGCGGAACCTTTGGCCTGCAACAACGTAGAAAACAGCTCCAGCAGAATAATGCGGCGGCTGCGATTGTGAGAGCCGGAAATCATACGGTTGATGTTATCCAGCGAGCGCCAGGCCCGGCCATTACCAGCCCGCGCATGACGATGATGGCGCCTGTCGTTCGGGTCAGCACCCTGCTCAGAAAAATAGTGCTCCACCAGTTGGCGCATCGCCACCAACCCCTGACGCAGTTCCTGATTCGTCAGCCGATTGGGATTCTGCGCCAATTCTCGCACCAGTGTTTCGAACTGGCGTGATAACAGCTCATTATCATCGACTTGCGGCATCAATGTACCGGTGCGGAAGCGGCGGATAAAACGGGCGTCGCGCAGCCGCAACACCGGATGCAGGCGCACGATTTCGCTGGCCAGCCAGTCGATATTGTCCAACGCCAACGCCTGTCCATTAGCGTCCAGAAAACTGCGCCAGGTAAAAATCGCCTGACTTTCATCCATTTCCCCTTCCAGACGATAAAAAATACGGTGCAATCGTCCTTCACCTTTAATCCAGACCGGTGATAGAGAGCGGTAACGGGGAGCCAGGTGATGACCCGGG from Dickeya zeae NCPPB 2538 encodes the following:
- the clpA gene encoding ATP-dependent Clp protease ATP-binding subunit ClpA; the encoded protein is MLNQELELSLNMAFARAREHRHEFMTVEHLLLALLSNPSAREALEACTVDLTVLRQELETFIEQTTPTLPQNDEERDTQPTLSFQRVLQRAVFHVQSSGRSEVSGANVLVAIFSEQESQAAYLLRKHDVSRLDVVNFISHGTRKEESGPAANPENPVNEEQAGGEERMENFTTNLNQLARVGGIDPLIGRDSELERTIQVLCRRRKNNPLLVGESGVGKTAIAEGLAWRIVQGDVPEVMAGCTIYSLDIGSLLAGTKYRGDFEKRFKSLLKQLEQDQSSILFIDEIHTIIGAGAASGGQVDAANLIKPLLSSGKIRVVGSTTYQEFSNIFEKDRALARRFQKIDITEPSVEETVQIINGLKTKYEAHHDVRYTAKAIRAAVELAVKYINDRHLPDKAIDVIDEAGARCRLLPASKRKKTVNVADIESVVARIARIPEKTVSASDRDVLRSLSDRLKMLVFGQDKAIEALTEAIKMSRAGLGHERKPVGSFLFAGPTGVGKTEVTVQLAKALDIELLRFDMSEYMERHTVSRLIGAPPGYVGYDQGGLLTDAVIKHPHSVLLLDEIEKAHPDVFNLLLQVMDNGTLTDNNGRKADFRNVIVVMTTNAGVRETQRKSIGLIQQDNSSDAMEEIKKVFTPEFRNRLDGIIWFNHLSAEVIQQVVDKFIVELQAQLDAKGVSLEVSEEARNWLAEKGYDKAMGARPMARVIQENLKKPLANELLFGSLVDGGSVKVELDNAAQQLTYRFLSAQKNKAEGVVH
- the clpS gene encoding ATP-dependent Clp protease adapter ClpS, producing MGNHSTGPQTDDLTKEHYTEALQPPSMYKVILNNDDYTPMEFVIDVLQKFFSYDIERATQLMLTVHYQGKAICGVYSAEVAETKVAQVNRYARENEHPLLCTLEKA
- the cspD gene encoding cold shock-like protein CspD; this encodes METGTVKWFNNAKGFGFICPESGGEDIFAHYSTIQMDGYRTLKAGQVVQFTVHQGPKGNHASLIVPIAGETVA
- a CDS encoding ATP-dependent endonuclease, whose protein sequence is MYLERVEIVGFRGINRLSLTLDENTVLIGENAWGKSSLLDALSLLLTPSPPLYHFDLQDFHFTPGDETSRERHLQVIFTFCESAPGHHLAPRYRSLSPVWIKGEGRLHRIFYRLEGEMDESQAIFTWRSFLDANGQALALDNIDWLASEIVRLHPVLRLRDARFIRRFRTGTLMPQVDDNELLSRQFETLVRELAQNPNRLTNQELRQGLVAMRQLVEHYFSEQGADPNDRRHHRHARAGNGRAWRSLDNINRMISGSHNRSRRIILLELFSTLLQAKGSAVLDPHARPLLLIEDPETRLHPIMLSVAWGLLTQLPLQKITTTNSGELLSLVPVEQVCRLVRESAKVATYRIGRQGMTQEDSRRITFHIRFNRPTSLFARCWLLVEGETEVWMLSELARQCGHHFEAEGVRVIEFAQAGLRPLLKFAYRMGIEWHVLVDGDDAGKKYAATARSLLQSQGESERDHLTMLPALDMEHFMYRNGFSQVYHRVAQLPEPVPLSAAKIITKAIHRTSKPDLAIEVAIEAASLGESAIPPLIRSMFSRVLWLARGRAD